The Salinibaculum sp. SYNS191 genome has a window encoding:
- a CDS encoding undecaprenyl diphosphate synthase family protein: MGLYDTYLATRIRLSDATLPETVAVVVTERDLLTDGGYGTLSDLFSWAFEYGASSVVVYVSVLDEEAVPALRERLESVDAPRSVAVRGPDDRERADAPIQVSIGLGGKHEFAAAVQGIAEEVDSGDLSPADISESDVEERLVFPIDPDLVIKTGDERLSDFMIWQSVYSELYFTDVNWQNLRRRDYLRALRDYQDRQRRFGR; this comes from the coding sequence GTGGGCCTGTACGATACGTACCTCGCGACCCGCATCCGCCTCAGCGACGCCACCCTCCCCGAGACCGTCGCCGTCGTCGTCACGGAGCGCGACCTGCTGACCGACGGCGGGTACGGGACCCTCTCGGACCTTTTCTCGTGGGCGTTCGAGTACGGCGCGTCGAGCGTCGTCGTCTACGTCAGCGTCCTCGACGAGGAGGCCGTTCCCGCCCTTCGGGAGCGTCTGGAGTCGGTCGACGCACCCCGCTCGGTCGCCGTCCGCGGGCCGGACGACCGCGAGCGCGCCGACGCCCCGATTCAGGTCAGCATCGGCCTCGGCGGCAAACACGAGTTCGCCGCCGCGGTCCAGGGCATCGCCGAGGAGGTCGACTCGGGCGACCTCTCGCCGGCGGACATCTCCGAGTCCGACGTCGAGGAGCGACTGGTCTTCCCCATCGACCCCGACCTGGTCATCAAGACCGGCGACGAGCGGCTCTCGGATTTCATGATATGGCAGTCCGTCTACTCGGAACTGTACTTCACCGACGTGAACTGGCAGAATCTCCGCCGCCGGGACTACCTCCGGGCGCTCAGGGATTATCAGGACCGTCAGCGGAGATTCGGACGATAG